The Impatiens glandulifera chromosome 8, dImpGla2.1, whole genome shotgun sequence genome includes a window with the following:
- the LOC124911141 gene encoding serine/threonine-protein kinase PBL34-like, which yields MKLGADGSKGGESWDMSKSKSRNKKDDSFEETGCWVRLRSIGSCISISSRSKVDSSISGIITHCEIKSTNNTSRDNPVTPAVVSSTTTSIAESSSSTSKLEEELKVSSRLLKFGFNDLKMATRNFRPESLLGEGGFGCVFKGWIEENGTAPVKPGTGLTVAVKTLNHDGLQGHKEWLAEVSFLGDLIHPNLVKLIGYCIEDDQRLLVYEFMPRGSLENHLFRRSLPLPWSIRMRIAIGAARGLAFLHEEAERPVIYRDFKTSNILLNAEYNAKLSDFGLAKDGPEGDKTHVSTRVMGTYGYAAPEYVMTGHLTSKSDVYSFGVVLLEMLTGRRSMDKNRPNGEHNLVEWARPLLNERRRFYRLIDPRLEGHFSVKGAQKATHIAARCLSRDPKARPLMSEVVEALKPLPNLKDMASSSYYFQSMQTDRIGSSPNGRNVVRTQGHPRSLSIPNGTHQSPFHNKIPQNSPKPNGKA from the exons ATGAAATTGGGCGCAGATGGCTCAAAGGGAGGAGAGTCTTGGGATATGAGCAAGTCAAAGAGTCGAAATAAGAAAGATGATTCCTTCGAAGAAACTGGTTGTTGGGTTAGGTTAAGGTCCATCGGCAGCTGTATCAGTATCTCTTCAAGATCTAAGGTGGATAGTTCAATTAGTGGGATCATTACTCACTGTG AAATCAAATCTACGAATAATACAAGTCGAGACAATCCAGTTACACCAGCTGTTGTATCATCTACAACTACTAGTATTGCTGAGAGCAGTTCATCCACATCAAAACTTGAAGAGGAGCTCAAAGTTTCTTCCCGGCTTCTAAAATTCGGATTTAATGATCTTAAAATGGCAACAAGGAATTTCAGACCAGAGAGTCTTCTCGGAGAAGGTGGCTTTGGTTGTGTATTCAAAGGGTGGATTGAGGAGAATGGAACAGCACCAGTGAAACCTGGTACTGGGCTTACTGTTGCTGTCAAGACACTTAACCATGATGGGCTTCAGGGTCACAAAGAATGGCTG GCGGAAGTGAGTTTTCTTGGAGATCTCATCCATCCTAATTTGGTTAAATTGATTGGTTACTGCATTGAGGACGACCAGAGACTTCTGGTCTATGAGTTCATGCCTCGCGGAAGTTTGGAGAACCACCTGTTTCGGA GGTCGCTTCCGTTACCATGGTCAATCCGAATGAGAATTGCGATTGGGGCTGCAAGAGGCCTAGCCTTTCTACACGAAGAAGCCGAAAGACCAGTCATATATCGAGATTTTAAGACCTCTAACATACTATTAAATGCG GAATATAATGCCAAGCTTTCTGATTTTGGGCTTGCAAAAGACGGTCCTGAAGGGGATAAAACCCACGTCTCTACACGTGTGATGGGAACGTATGGATATGCTGCCCCGGAATATGTCATGACAG GACATTTGACATCAAAGAGCGATGTCTATAGCTTTGGTGTGGTCCTGCTGGAAATGCTGACGGGTAGAAGATCAATGGACAAAAACCGACCAAACGGAGAACACAACTTGGTAGAATGGGCTAGGCCACTCCTAAATGAAAGGAGGAGATTTTACCGACTGATAGACCCTAGGCTTGAAGGTCACTTTTCGGTAAAAGGAGCCCAAAAGGCTACACATATAGCAGCTCGATGCCTTAGCCGGGATCCAAAAGCTAGGCCATTGATGAGTGAAGTTGTTGAAGCGTTGAAGCCACTTCCGAATCTTAAAGACATGGCTAGTTCTTCGTACTACTTTCAGTCGATGCAAACAGACAGGATTGGTTCAAGCCCAAATGGAAGAAACGTGGTTAGAACTCAGGGACATCCGAGGAGTCTTTCGATACCTAACGGAACACATCAATCACCTTTTCATAACAAGATTCCCCAAAATTCACCAAAACCAAATGGTAAAGCATAG